Genomic window (Brevibacterium paucivorans):
CGAAGCCCAGAGAGGTTGATCCCAGGTGCTGAGGACCTACGCCTCGGCCAGCCATTCATGATCTTCTCGCTGACGGACTTCGTCGAAGGGAGCTACATCGCCGGTGTATCACGTCCCGAGTTCAAAGGCGTGTACGGAACGATCGCCGTGTCCTATGAGGCAACCCCCAGCGGAACCGGATGCCGTCTGCGGGCCACCGCATGCGTCGGTGCCGATCTGTCCGGTTGGCGACGAGGACTGCTTGCCGTTGGCGATTGGGTTATGGCAGGGCAACAACTCAGGCGCCTGAAAACCCTCTCGGAACGCACAGCGAGCGGGCCAGCGATCGCCCCTGAACGGTCAGAGCAATGACTTCACGCAGTTTTGAATTCTCGGGGCCGGAGCTGGACACACTCCAGCAAATGCTGCTCCGTCCGAACAACACATCGCTCAAGGCGCCACTACTTTACGACGTCACCGGATTGGACTCCGATCGTGTAGCTTCCGCTGTCACCGGAGTCCTGGCGCGTCACACGTCGCTCCGATCGGCTCTGACGAAGACCCCGCAGGGTGAGACCAAGTTAATCGAGCGCGACCCAGTCTCTTGTGCTGTTCGGCATTACGGCATCATCGACGCTCACACCGCCAGATCGCTCTTACGCGCTCTAGCCGACGTTCCATTCACAATGAATGGCGGTCCCTTGGTGTGTCTCATCTTCGTGAGACGTCAGTCCGAGTGAAGCGTTCCGATGCGTTAAGCCAAGTCCAGATGGCGCCAAACGAGCAAGACTACGCGTTATATTGCGTAGTTTCGCTCACTTGGGGGTGCGGACATTTTGTTAGACAGTTTCGGCTGCGGCCACATACGCTTCGGAACCCAAGGTGACCGTGCCTGTTCGTGTCACGCTGCTGGCCGTGGTGGTGGGTGCGGTTGCGTCATCAGTTCGGAAGAGACGCTCACGGTAAAGGCGCTGGCTGTCAAGTATGTGCCGACTCATGTGTCAACTGTCATTCACGTGGTGGTGTCAACGATGTGTCGACTCATGTGTCAACGATCATCAGGCTGTTCCAAACGCACATGGTGTCAACTATGTCCTGAAACCAGACACCTCTGGGCCCACATTGTGAAGTTCTCGGGACATCGTTCACTCGATGTCCCGAGAACTTTGTGTTTTGGTGCCTTTCCGTTACTCCACGTGCAACATCTCTCCGAGCTGACGGAAAATCGCCTTGTTTAAGCGGAAGCCCAGGTCTGCCTCAGCGATGACCGCTTCCTGTTGCTCCCTGCTCAGCGTTACCGCATCGAGCTTGGCCCTATAGTCGTCCTTGAACAGTTTCGGCTTGTTGATACCCGGGAAGCGCCACATGTTAAGTGCTTCATCTTCGATTCTGTAGTGCCTCTTGACCAGCTTTCCGATCGCCAGACCGCCTGAGAGGTCGCCTAGGTAGCGCAGGTAGTGATGCGCTAGTAACTGCTCTGGACTCACCTCAGACTGGAAGTGTTCAGCCAAGAAGCGTGTTGCTTCCAGAGCTACTGGAGGCTGGCGGTCCTCCCCAAGTAGGTAGTCGAGGTCATTATTGATCGCCTGAGTGCGAGCGAGTCCTGGGTGGTCGAAGAACGCAACAGTAGAGTCAGAGGGTGCAGCTTGCACAGCGGTTTCCAGCGCAGGGTAGAGGACCGCGTACTGTTCTAGCAACGCAATGTAGGCATGGCGATCGAGTCTTCCCGCCATGAGATCAACAATGAACTTTTCGGATTCGGCTTCACTGTGTTCCCGCTGCGTTTCCTTCCGCAGTCGCTGTGAGAACGACAGGGTTTCTGCGGCTGGGGTTGTGATAGTCATGTCTCCTCCACGAGGTGTTGTCCCGGTTATGGGATTTCTTACTTTTTTGTTTGGGGTTTAGGTCCAAGTACTGGGATCGAGTCCGATGTTTCTTCGTAGCAACCAGCCGATTCCGACGGTTGCTGCGATGCCTGTGGCCGCGGTTGCTCCTCCAAGCCACCAGGTTTTTGCATTGATGGTGCCCATTCCTTCGGAGCGGCGAGCCTCATATGCGGTTGCAGCGAACGCTGTTGTGTCTTCAACGTCTGCCGGCTGGGCGCTGGAGCTCTGCGGCCCGCCGCCGGGCCCTACAGCGCCTGGGACACCAACTCCTGGTTCGCCAACAGTGTTTCCGCCGGTCACAGTTGAACCTGGTCCGCCTGCCCCAGCTACGCTTTCACCGGGTTTTGCTGGTTCTGTAGCTGGCACCTGGAAGCTGTTGTCAAAGGCAATCGTCAGCGGCAGTGCGGGTTTGCGGGCGTCCGCAATTCCACCGGAGGAATACCAGTAGGAGCTCTGCCCGGTTTTGACGTTGAAGTCGACCCAGCTCTTAGGGAATGAACCCCATTCGGCTTCGGTTCGGTCCTGCGGTGTGTTGCCATCGCCGGCCCTGTAATCAACACCAAGGTAGTCGGGGGTGACGGTGAATCCTCCATCCTTCACGGCCTTGTTCACATCGAGCCCGGAGAAGGTCGCAAGCGTGATGGTTTCGGATTTCAGCTTCTCCCATTTTGACAGGTCTTCCATGTCTGCTCCGTAACCGGACGCGGTTCCCGTCAGTTCGCCCCTTCCGTCTTTTGTGACGGTGAGCTTCGGGTCGGATACGGACCAGTACGTCATCCCGGAGTAGAAGACGATTGTGAAACCGCCATCCCAGCTGGCAGTTATTTCACCGTCGTCGATGTTGATGCTTCCACCAGCAATGTTCAGCCGCGATTCGTGGTGCGAGTCCTTGTCGGCTGCCACGACTCGACCGCCATAGCGGTCATCGCACTTGTTCTGCCATGTTGCGGTGTGGAACTCTCCGGATACGTCTGGCTTTTCGATCTTTACGTTGCCGTCGGTAGGTTTGTACAGTTTTCCAGGTGCGTCCCAGACAACAGCACCCCCGTTGTCTGGGGACACGCCTGCGGACAGGAAGTTGCAAGTGCCGGGAGCAAACCCGCCGGCGCTGGTTTCCTTGTTGATCGCCCAGAACAAGGTTGCGTTTGATCCCGTCGGTGTTTCGGGCGGATTCTTCTCCTCTGTCGAGGTGCCGTCCGGTTTTTCCGTGTTGTCGTCCCCAGCATCGGGTTTCGGACTGGGTGCCGGTGGCTGCGGAGTAGCCGACGGCTGTTCGGGCATGACCGGAGTGCCTGTGAACGATACGCTCAGCGGACTGGGCTTTTTGCGCGCATCCGCGGCCCCGCCGGACGTGTACCAGTACTGGGTCTGGCCAGTCAGCACATTGAAGTCCACCCAACTCTTGGGGAACGAGCCCCAGCCTTCTTTTTCTTTGTTTTGGTCGGGCTGTCCACTGTCTACACCCTCGTAGTCAGGGGTGACGGTGAAGCCGTTTTCATCAAGTTCAACCGTGTTGTTCTTGAAGTCGGCGATGGTGCCTTCAACGGGCTTGAGCTTCTCCCACTTGGAAAGGTCGGCCATGTCGGCTCCGTAGCCGGAGAAGGTGCCGGTGAGCTTGCCCTTGCCGTTCTTCACTTCAAGCTTTGGGTTGCTCACCGACCAGTAGGTGTACCCGGAGTAGTACACCACGGTGAACGACCCTTCCCACTGGATGTTTCCAGTGTTAGTTGCGGTGTCTACTTCTCCCGTGCCACCGGAAAACTGGACGTAGTTTCCAGAGCTCACACCCGCGGTATTGACTCGTTTGCTGTCTGGGGTCTGGCATTTGTTGTCCCACGTGATCGGCTGCGTGCCGCCATCAGCGGTGGGGCGCAGAATCTTGACGTTGCCATCCTGGGCTTTGAACAGTCCGCGCTTTTCGGCGTCATTCGGCCACAGCGAGGATCCACCGTTGTCAGCCGCTACACCTGCGGAAAGGAAGTTGCATGAACCGGGTAGATAGGCTCCTGCTCCGGACTCTGCATTGATTCCCCACGTGAGCCCGGCGTCTGCGACTTTTAATTTCGACGAATCAGCTTCGGAAGTCCCAGACTCGCTGTTCGGTGATGCCAAGGCTGCTGTACCTATGAGTAGTCCTGTAGCGAACACCAGGATCAAGAATATTGTTCCAGCTGCCACCCATGTGACTATTAATCGCTTCATCGTGTTTCCTCCTGTGACTCTGCCCTACCGTCAACGATGCGCTCCATAACAAGTGTTGGAGCGTTTCCACTGCCTGCGTCGGCTGTTGCACCCTGGGAATGCATGTGCTTCCCTCTTGCTACTGGCTGCCGTGGCTGATCGCCGGAGGAGCTTTCTTTGTCTTCGATAAGTTCAAAGAATCGCATGGGTCCTCTTGATGTCTGATTTTGTGTGCTCGGTTGCTGTGTGTACGAGTATTGTTTGCTGATTACCGGGTGACGCATTCCGGAATCATGCATGTCAGCTCGTGCAATCTTGGTATCAACAGTTCTCTCGTATTTGCGCGTGCGAGCTTCTTGTTTCTCACGGAACTTCTGCAGTTTGCGTTCGCGCTTGTGCTCTGCCGCAATAGCGCGCTTAGCCCTGCGCGTGCGCACACGCTCCAGTGCTTCGGGGCTGACACCCAGAAGCAGCGATTTCACTGCCATGTAGGAACCGACTCCCACGGCCAGGGCAATCGCACAGATGGCGAGAACCACTCCGATCATCAGCAGAAACACCATGCGGTTGGCGTTCGTGTTGATCGCATCAACCTGATCGGGCTCCAGCAGGGGCCCTGAAGCCGGCTGCTGTCCACCCGCTGCTCCCGGTGCCGGTGTGGCGGTGGCGTCTGCGTTCTTCTGGTCTTTGTCGTCCTTCGAAGCATTGTCATTCGGTGCGGCTGCCTCACCGGTAGCACCGTTGTTTTGTGCCTGTTCGCCACCCGACTGACCAGCCGCTGCGGCAGCCGGGAACTCAATCGGCGTGAAGGTTTCGTTCTTGGCGTTCGACACACCGTGTGCGCCGATCGTGATGATGCCGCAGCGTTCACGCGTGCAATCAACATCAACCGGATTGCGGTCACGGTCATAGGACGTGAAGCGAGCTCCGGGAAGGATGATCTCGCCTGACCACGTGCCGTCGGCATTCAGCGTGCCGCCGTTGGCAGCGTGAGCTGTCGACGATCCTGGGAACGTGACGAACAGCTGATAGCCCACCGGATTCGATTCATCGTCATAGGCATAGCGCAGGTTCGTGCCCGTTTTGCCGCCCTTGCTTGGCTGCCACGTGCCTTCGGCAACACCGAACAGGACATAGATGCCGCCGAAGCCGTTCTGCACCGACTGGAAACCACTGCCGGAGAGTTTCAGGGTCGAGGTACCGTCAACAGAAGGCGTACCCGACACGGAAACCCGGGCGGCCGCCTCGGCAGGTTCGGGACTGACGGTGGCACCCGCAAACGCGCCCATGCCGCCGATGAGCACAGCGGCAACCGTGGCTACAAACCGCCGCAGACCAAGCCGCTTCTTCCGACTGCCCGCGGCGTGTCCAGGCTGATTCATGACATGTCCTTTCTGGGAGGGCGGACCGGCACCACGAGCGGTGAACCTGATACCGGATCGGTAAAAACAGTGACGGGATGGCCGTAAGCTTCACTGATCTTCTCGGCAGTCAGCACCTCTGCCGGTGTTCCTTCGGCTACTATGTGACCGCCGTTGAGCAGGGCAATTCGGTCCGCGTAGGCGCCAGCCAAGTCCAGGCTGTGCAGCACTACAACAACAGCAGAGCCGGTGGCCGCGTATTCACGCGCAATCGTCAGCACGAGTTCTTGGTGGCGGATGTCCATGGCCGCTGTGGGTTCGTCCAACAGAAGAATCGGGGCGGCCTGCGCAAGCACCCGGCCCAGAGCGGCTCGCGAACGTTCGCCACCTGACAGCGAGGTGAAAGTGCGGGAAGCAAAGCGGCCCGTGTCCGTGCGTTCCAGCACTGCGGACACGATTCGGTCGTCATCGGCTGCCGCCTGCGTCCGTTGCCACGGTGCGCGGCCCATTTCAACGACCTCGAGAACCGTGAAGGGGAACGAAACATCAACCTGTTGCAGCAGAACAGCCCTGCGCATAGCCAGTTCGCGGGTATTCCACGCATAGTGCGGATGGTCATAGATGGTCACGGCCCCAGAAGCTTCCTCGACATCGCCGGTAATGACACCCAACAGGGTGGATTTCCCGGCACCGTTGGGGCCGACAAGAGCCAGAACCTCGCCCGCCCGAACATTCAGGCAGGCCCCCTCGAGCACTTTCCTTTCACCGTCGTAGGACACAGTTACCTGATCTACCGACAACACGGTTGTTCCCGGGGTAGGGACTTCTGGCAGACGGTTCTCGCGACCGTAACGCAGCTTTTCGATCATGCCCAGCCGCCTGCCTCACGACGGCTGCGACGCAACAAGTAGAAGAAGTACGGGCCACCGATGAGCGCAGTGAGCATGCCGATCGGTAAGTCAGCAAATTCAATGAGCGTACGTGCAGCCAGATCAGCAAAGGTCAGCAGTGCCGCACCGCCGAAAACCGAGGCCGGTAGCAGTAGACGGTGGCCTGGCCCCAACAACATGCGCATCAGGTGCGGAACAACCAAGCCCACAAAGGCGATGATGCCGACGAACGCAACGGCCGCACTGACCAACAGAGCCGACAGGATCATCGCGTACAAGCGCAGACGCTCAACATCGACACCCAGGTGGCGGGCCGCCTTTTCTCCCAGCGACACCAAGTCCAGGCCCCGCGCCAAGAACGTAGTGAGACCAATTCCCACAACCACCAGCGGAACGACAATCGCAACCTGTTCCCACCGGCTGCCATTGAAGCTTCCCATCTGCCAAAACACGATCTGCTCACGAGCTTGCGTAGGAGCTTTGAACACGATGAAGGAAATGAGGGCACCGGAAATCGCATTGACCGCAACACCTGTGAGGATCAGGGTGACGACTTCCGTCCGGCCGTTCGACCGCGCCAACAGGTACACCACGATCGTCGTCACCAGACCACACACAAAAGCCAAGAACGGAACCGTGAACCCGCCCAAGAAGCTCAGGCCGTGCAAAAATGCAAACGACGCGCCCACCGCAGCACCCGAAGAGACGCCGATCGTGCCGGGCTCGGCCAGCGGATTTCCGAAGATTCCCTGCATAACCGCACCCGCTATAGCCAGGGCAGCGCCCACAAAAACGGTCAGAACGATCCGCGGGAAGCGCACTTCCCACAGAGCTTCAGCACCGAATTCGTGCGACGGGCCGGGCAACCAGCTAATGCCCACCGACTGCAGGACAGCGCCCACGACCTCCTTCGGCGGAATGTACAGCTGACCCAACATTGCCGACAGCAGTGTTCCGCCAAGTAGTAACACCGCCAAAGTCGTAAAGACGGTCGTTACCCGGCCAGCCGAAACCCTCCCGTAACTCTTCTCACTGTGCCTGCCCCCTGGAACCGGGGCGACAGGTGTCGAAGAAGTAGAACGAAAGCGGCGCCTCGTGCGTTGTTCCTCCAAAGGCGAACCGGCAAAAGGTGCAGGAGCATTGAATCGCTCGGCAGATCTGGAATGAGTAGTGCTCAAGAGTTCTCTCCTTAGGCGTCCGCTTCAGCGGACTCTTCCTGTGGGACGTAGGCGTATTCGGGGGCGTGGACCGCAGTGCCCAAGGCAGCGATGACCTCCGCAGTGCGGGGGCCGAAGCTCATCACCTCGTAGTCGCTCATGTCGACAATCCGACGGTTTTTGCCGGCGGGTGTCTGCGCAATGCCCGGCAGCTTGAGGGCTCCATCGATACTGCCGACGCTCTCCAGGCCCTTCGTCATGACCAAAATGACGTCTGGGGCCGCTTTCACAAGCGCCTCAGCGTTGGTTGGCGACATGCCGGAAAAGCCGACTTCGGTCGCAACATCGCGGGCGCCAATGGCCTGAATGAGGGAATCTGCGCCGGAGCCCTTGCCGAACCAGTAATAGATGTCGCCACGCAGATACAGGAACACCGTGCGTGGACGGTCGGCAGGGTTGTCCGGGGCAAGCGCATGGATTCTCTTTTCGGTTTCAGTAATTTCTTCATCCACGCGCTTAGCCAGTTGCTCACCCGCATCCTGCAGGCCAAGCGCCTTAGCAACCGCAACGATCTGCGGGCTAACACCCTGCACACCGTCCTCCGTCGCAGAAGGAATGAACACCACCGGAATGCCGGCATTGCGCAGCTGCAGTTGGACGTCGTAGGGGCCGATGGTCGAATCCGTTAGCACCAAGGTGGGTGCCAGATTGAGGATCGCCTCCGCGTTGAGTTCGTGCCCGTTCTGAGTGACCAGCGGAATCTCTTTTTGTCCCGGCATGAGTGATGACATCTGCGTAGAAACATCACGACCGATCAAATTGCAACCCAGGCCCAGGCCGACAACCGCGGCGGCCAAACCGCCGTTCTGGTTGACCGCCAGAATTCTCGAGGTGTCACGTACCGTCTGTTCGGGACCATCGTCCGAGGTGACGGTCACTGGGAGGGTTTGTTGCTGATTTGCGAAATCTGTAATCGGCCGGATTTCGGAGGCCCGGGTGTAGGCGGTAGTCGGGCCGTGGATCTTGCTGGCCGGTAGCTTCTTTGAGCTGGGAACATCCGGGATGTCCGGAAGTTGCGCCGCAGGGGTTGCCGGTGGGGGAACACACTCGTGGGAGTGAGCAGCATTGAGCGTGCCGATGTTGTGGAAACCGTTGTTCCACAGGAAAAGCCCAACTGCGAGCACCGCTGCGGTCACTGTCACACGGCGTTTGGTCCGGCGAGGTACACGCCACCTCGTGCGGTTGTACCAGGCTTTAACGTCGGGCTCTGTGTCCCGACGTTGAGCTCGAGATGTGATTTTCATTACATGTTTCTCCGTGCCAGTGCGTTGGACGCTTTAAGCGAACTATCACTGATCTGTGAATTGACTAACAGGTTACGTTCAACTAATGATAGCCTTACCTAAGTTAATTAGGTCAAATAACTATGTCGTAAAAGATTGCGAGCTGTATAGCGCCGCATCACGTTCAAAAGGAGAACCATGAAGTCATCATCAAGCGCGCCTTCGCGCTTTAGCTGGCGCGCCGGCGTGGCCGGAAGCGTGGCATTCGCGTTGGGAGGAGCCGGTCTGCTGTCCGCCCACCCCGCGCAGGCAGCAGAAGTCAATGTTTCCGACGCTGTCTTCAGCTGGGGTATCAACGCCGAATCCGGTGCGGGTGCTTATTACCCCGGCTCATGCAACTTCCTGTCCGCCGGTGTGTCTGGCGATGCGGGGAAGGCTGACGTATGGTCAAAGGAAGACGCGGAAGCTAAGAAGCTGTTCAGCCCGGAAGAGGGCAACGTCAAGATCCTGCGCCCCACCGCTGATGGCGGCACGCAGCCGATCACGTGGGACAACAAGTGCCAAACGCCTGAGGGCGAACGCGTCAACACGTATAACGGCGAGACGGCTAAGCGGTCGGGCAACTTCGTTGAGATCTCCGGTGGCAAGGGCACAATCGACGCTGAAACGAAGTCCGGCACCATCGAGTGGGAAGGTTCGTTCACGGTCGTGTACTATTCCGGGTTCACCTACTGGTCGGTCAGTAACCCGAAGCTCGAGGTGAAGAACGGCAAGGGCAAGATCACCGGAACTTTCTCCGGCTACGGAGCCGACATGGCAGACCTTTCCAAGTGGGAGAAGCTCAAGCCCGTTGAAGGCACGATCGCCGACTTCGGAAACAACAAGGTCGAGCTCGATGAAAATGGCTTCACCGTCACCCCTGACTACGAAGGTGTTGACAGCGGACAGCCCGACCAAAACAAAGAGAAAGACGGCTGGGGTTCATTCCCCAAGAGCTGGGTCGACTACAACGTACAGACCGGCCAGGCCCAGTACTGGTACTCCTCCGGCGGAGCTGCGGACCCACGCAAGAAACCCACTGCACTCACCGTAAAGTACAAGGCAGAAGAGCCTGAAGCGCAGGTCGATGAGGAGACGATTAAGAACACGACTAAAAGCACGCACTCTGTTTCTGACGAGGGCCTGGCGGTCAATGTGACCGGCAAAGGCTACAGCGTGTTACCCAAAGCCAGCACCGGCAAGGACGCCAACGGTGTCTACGTCGCAGTTGTCGACCGCAAGGTCAAGAACAGCGAAATCGAACTGTCGCGTCCGTCCGCTAAGGCAGCTTCTGCAGCAGAAAAGTCGTCCAAGGAACCTGTCACTGTTGAGTACATCCCCGGCAGCGCCATCAAGGACGGCAAGCTCAACGCTAAGGTGACCACAGTAGCAGACAAGCTGAACAAGGACACCGACTACGACACCGTCGTGTGGGTTGCTCACGGCAACCCGAACGACGAAACGGTTCTCCACCGCTCCAACATCAACCTCACCGACGAACAGAAGAACACGCTGTTCCCAGCCGAAGAGCCCCAGGACCCGGAACCGCAGGATCCGAAGGAACCGGAGGCTCCTGACACCCCGGACGACGGCGGCGACAAGCCAACGGAAACCGACACCACGGAACCCAAAGCACCCGGCACCCCGGACGACGGCGACAAGCCCAAGGAACCCGAAGCACCCGGCACCCCGGACGACGGCGGCGACAAGCCAACGGAAACCGACACCACGGAACCCGAAGCACCCGGCACCCCGGACGACGGCGACAAGCCCAAGGAACCCGAGGCTAAGGACCCTGAAGCCAAGGACCCAACGGAACCCGGCACCCCGGACGACGGCGACAAGCCCAAGGAACCCGAGGCTAAGGACCCTGAAGCCAAGGACCCCGAAGGGAACGAACCGGACGCTAAGGACCCCGAAGAGGCTCCTGAAGCAGGCGAAAACGACAAGGGCAAGCCGGAAGCCAAGGACCCTGAAGACCAGAAGCCCGATGCGGAAGCTCCTGGAGCTGACAAGCCCGGCACCTCGGGAACTTCAGGTTCTCACGAGAGCAACGCTAAGCCGAGCCCTACCGCTTCTAACTCACTGCCACGTACCGGTGGCACTAATCTGGCGATAGGAATAGCAGGAATCACATTGCTTGCTGTTGGTGCTGTCGCCATGACTATTTCCAGGCGTCGACCCTAAGTGGAAAGCTGACGATACTGGCGTGACTCTTCCCGGCCGGTCGGGCTTTAGCCCGGCCGGCCTTCCGCTTTTCATAAACAACGTGCGTTGCGGAATACTCTCATCACTCCAAGCAGAAATACCGGGCTCAATTCCGTGTGATACAACTCACTTTGAGATAACTTGTATAAATGCTGAGTAAGCATAGATAGGTTCCGAGAGCGTCACGTTCTCAACGTTGCCAGCGTGACGATTACGTTCCCGAGTTTTGGAGTTCACATGTCAGTTCTCACGCGGTCCGGTATTACCGCGCCCACAACCTATAACCGCTGGCTTATCCCGCCAGCAGCACTCGCCATCCACTTGTGCATCGGTCAGGTGTACGCGTTCTCCGTGTTCAAGATGCCACTCGTTGAGCACTTCAACACGGGTGAAGTGGCGGTTGGGTGGATCTTCTCCGTGGCAATCGCCATGCTCGGTATCTCATCGGCAATCGGTGGCACCTGGGTAGAGAAAGTGGGACCTCGCCTTTCCATGCTGGTCTCGGGCGCCTTCTGGGTCATCGGATTCCTTGTTGCATCCGACGGAATCACCACGGGTCAACTGTGGCTTGTGTACTTTGGTTACGGCTTTCTGGGCGGTATTGGCCTAGGAATCGGGTATATCGCTCCCGTTTCCACACTGATCAAGTGGTTCCCGGACCGTCCCGGCCTGGCAACCGGACTAGCCATCATGGGCTTCGGGGGTGGAGCGCTCATCGCTTCACCCATGTCTAACCAGCTCATGGTCGCATTTGGTGGGGGAGACGCGACTGAAAACTTGGTAGCCGGTGTGTTCCCGACCTTCCTCGTTCTCGCAGTCGTGTACGCCGTTGTGATTGCACTGGGCGCGTATGTGGTTCGTGTTCCACACCCCGACTGGAAACCACAGGGATGGGACCCAGCGTCCGTCAAAGCGAAATCGATGCAGACCACACGGCACGTCAGCGCACGCACAGCCATCACGACCCCTCAGTTCTGGCTGTTGTGGATCGTGCTCTTCACTAACGTGACCGCAGGTATCGGAATCCTGGAAAGCGCTTCACCAATGATCCAGGACTACTTCTCGCAGATCACGCCGGCTTCTGCAGCCGGGTACGTGGGGTTGCTGTCCTTGGCTAACATGGGTGGCCGATTCCTGTGGTCATCGGTATCCGACATCACCGGACGCAAATTCATCTACATTGTCTACTTGGGAGTGGGCGTTGGCCTCTACCTCTTAGTCGCGCTCATTGGTCACGGTTCCCTGATTCTGTTCATCTTGGCAACACTCGTGATCCTGTCCTTCTACGGAGGAGGATTCGCGACAATGCCCGCCTACCTGAAAGACATTTTTGGCACTATGCAAGTGGGTGCGATCCACGGCCGTCTACTCACCGCGTGGTCAGCCGCAGGAGTCGCCGGACCACTCATTGTGAACACGGTGCTCGAATCGCGTCGTAGCACGGGGGCTGAAGGCCCGGCTCTTTACCAGTTGAGCCTGCTCATCATGGTGGGAGTTTTGGTCGTCGGATTCATCGCGAACGCGCTCATGCGTCCCGTTGCCGAGAAGCACTACGCCAGTGACGAAGAGGTTGAGCGTCAGAATGCAAGTCACAACCTTAAGACAGGTAAAGACGGCGGTATTGCTGTCAACGTTGGTAACGCGCTACACACTGTAGCGGCGTGGGTCCTCACAGCGATCGTCACCGTGGGGCTCGGTTACGGTCTGGTCCAGATCGTGTTGAAATCACTCAAGCTGTTTATCTGACCCACGCACAAGCACAACGACACAGATACGGCGGTGCAACTCCTAATCGACGAGGCGTTGCACCGCCTTTTCGAAGTCCTCATCGCTGGAGGCACCCGCCGTACCGTACAGTTCGCGGTTTTGCTCAATCGCGACGAACCCAACCACAAACGAAACCAGACGCTCAAGGACAGCTGGGTACACCTCGGGAAAGGTGGCGCGCACCGCGCCCTGAAGAACCTGAGGCGTCACATCCTCACCTTTGAGCGCGAACGCCAACAAGAAAATCTCAGCGCCATCGCGGTATGACGCAAGGACGCGCCGCAAATGAACAGCCACCTGCGTGAACGTGTGCGGGGGAGCACCACACGCCTCATCTACCTGCTGTGACATCCTGCGCGCAACCAGAATAAAAACCTCCTGCTTATTGGCCACATGCCAATACAGGGCGGACGGTTGCACATCGAGTTCGCGAGCTAGACGACGCATTGACAAGTCGCCCAGCCCGAACTCGGACGCGATCTTCAACGCCGCGTCAGTAATGATGTCGGTGCTCAGAGCCATATCACTTAGCCTACGTTTGGGTTGCCTTCCCTTCCTGGTAGAAAAGGCATGAATATTCAAGAATATCCACATGGAAACACTACTTCGCCGATACATGAGGGTCGTCCTCACGTGCATCATCGCTTTGCTGTATGGTGTTTTGACTCTGTCAGGCCAAAAACCTCTGGGCATCTGGAGTGGCGGACTGTACGTAGCGTTTTTTATCGTAGTGACCCTTGTGGGAATGATCCGCGATATGGTCCGCGGAAACT
Coding sequences:
- a CDS encoding HtaA domain-containing protein; the encoded protein is MKSSSSAPSRFSWRAGVAGSVAFALGGAGLLSAHPAQAAEVNVSDAVFSWGINAESGAGAYYPGSCNFLSAGVSGDAGKADVWSKEDAEAKKLFSPEEGNVKILRPTADGGTQPITWDNKCQTPEGERVNTYNGETAKRSGNFVEISGGKGTIDAETKSGTIEWEGSFTVVYYSGFTYWSVSNPKLEVKNGKGKITGTFSGYGADMADLSKWEKLKPVEGTIADFGNNKVELDENGFTVTPDYEGVDSGQPDQNKEKDGWGSFPKSWVDYNVQTGQAQYWYSSGGAADPRKKPTALTVKYKAEEPEAQVDEETIKNTTKSTHSVSDEGLAVNVTGKGYSVLPKASTGKDANGVYVAVVDRKVKNSEIELSRPSAKAASAAEKSSKEPVTVEYIPGSAIKDGKLNAKVTTVADKLNKDTDYDTVVWVAHGNPNDETVLHRSNINLTDEQKNTLFPAEEPQDPEPQDPKEPEAPDTPDDGGDKPTETDTTEPKAPGTPDDGDKPKEPEAPGTPDDGGDKPTETDTTEPEAPGTPDDGDKPKEPEAKDPEAKDPTEPGTPDDGDKPKEPEAKDPEAKDPEGNEPDAKDPEEAPEAGENDKGKPEAKDPEDQKPDAEAPGADKPGTSGTSGSHESNAKPSPTASNSLPRTGGTNLAIGIAGITLLAVGAVAMTISRRRP
- a CDS encoding OFA family MFS transporter, translated to MSVLTRSGITAPTTYNRWLIPPAALAIHLCIGQVYAFSVFKMPLVEHFNTGEVAVGWIFSVAIAMLGISSAIGGTWVEKVGPRLSMLVSGAFWVIGFLVASDGITTGQLWLVYFGYGFLGGIGLGIGYIAPVSTLIKWFPDRPGLATGLAIMGFGGGALIASPMSNQLMVAFGGGDATENLVAGVFPTFLVLAVVYAVVIALGAYVVRVPHPDWKPQGWDPASVKAKSMQTTRHVSARTAITTPQFWLLWIVLFTNVTAGIGILESASPMIQDYFSQITPASAAGYVGLLSLANMGGRFLWSSVSDITGRKFIYIVYLGVGVGLYLLVALIGHGSLILFILATLVILSFYGGGFATMPAYLKDIFGTMQVGAIHGRLLTAWSAAGVAGPLIVNTVLESRRSTGAEGPALYQLSLLIMVGVLVVGFIANALMRPVAEKHYASDEEVERQNASHNLKTGKDGGIAVNVGNALHTVAAWVLTAIVTVGLGYGLVQIVLKSLKLFI
- a CDS encoding TetR family transcriptional regulator, with product MALSTDIITDAALKIASEFGLGDLSMRRLARELDVQPSALYWHVANKQEVFILVARRMSQQVDEACGAPPHTFTQVAVHLRRVLASYRDGAEIFLLAFALKGEDVTPQVLQGAVRATFPEVYPAVLERLVSFVVGFVAIEQNRELYGTAGASSDEDFEKAVQRLVD